The Drosophila teissieri strain GT53w chromosome X, Prin_Dtei_1.1, whole genome shotgun sequence genome has a segment encoding these proteins:
- the LOC122623190 gene encoding mRNA-capping enzyme, which yields MAQSHRDRERGSGPLPNRWLYCPRKSDSIIAERFLAFKTPLSQSFQDKMPIECTFRPEMLFDYCKTLKLKLGLWVDLTNTKRFYDRSTVEERGAQYIKLQCRGHGETPSPEQTHSFIEIVDNFINERPFDVIAVHCTHGFNRTGFLIVSYMVERLDCSVEAALAVFANARPPGIYKQDYINELYKRYEDEEDAPAAPEQPNWCLDYDDSNGDGSVADNRKRHFDDNSSSTSQQAGEQDDDTEELEGEEAGADGDASTSDGQPRKKRRREMVIKNATFMAGVPGVRQVSDQPRLGDLQRKVQDWCQWNKNGFPGSQPVSMDRQNIKRLSEIPYRVSWKADGTRYMMLIDGRDEVYFFDRNHSCFQVENVAFVDGKNLNEHLDGTLLDGEMVLDKIGETVTPRYLVYDIVRLSHRDVRDEPFYPNRLDYIKKDVIGPRILGMKHGIINQRLQAFSVRGKDFWDIWMSARLLGEKFSRTLAHEPDGLIFQPSQQPYTAGVCCDVFKWKPHELNSVDFRLKIITERGEGLLTKKVGFLYVGGHDAPFGRMQKLTKEIRDLDNRIVECTMNQFGNWEFMRERTDKKHPNSFSTARSVVESIKHPVTKDYLLNFIASSGFRDDHAMMPPPPNAHPHPHGHGHHHGGPPGQRRPH from the exons ATGGCCCAGTCTCATCGGGATCGCGAGCGCGGCTCCGGGCCACTGCCCAACCGCTGGCTGTACTGTCCGCGCAAGAGCGACTCCATCATTGCGGAGCGCTTTCTGGCTTTCAAGACGCCGCTAAGCCAGAGCTTTCAGGACAAGATGCCCATCGAGTGCACCTTTCGCCCCGAGATGCTCTTCGACTACTGCAAGACGCTCAAG TTGAAACTGGGCCTCTGGGTGGACCTGACCAACACGAAACGTTTCTACGATCGGTCCACGGTGGAGGAGCGCGGCGCGCAGTATATTAAGCTGCAGTGCCGTGGACATGGCGAGACGCCCTCGCCGGAGCAGACGCACAGTTTCATCGAGATCGTGGACAACTTTATTAACGAGCGTCCCTTCGACGTTATTGCCGTGCACTGCACGCACGGTTTCAACCGCACTGGCTTCCTGATCGTCTCCTACATGGTCGAGCGACTCGATTGCTCCGTGGAGGCAGCGCTCGCTGTCTTTGCCAACGCCCGGCCGCCGGGCATCTACAAGCAGGACTACATCAACGAGCTGTACAAGCGttacgaggacgaggaggacgcTCCTGCGGCCCCAGAACAGCCCAATTGGTGCCTGGACTATGATGATAGCAACGGCGATGGTTCGGTGGCCGACAACCGGAAGCGTCACTTTGACGACAACAGCTCCTCGACGTCACAGCAGGCCGGCGAGCAGGATGATGACACCGAGGAGCTGGAGGGTGAGGAGGCGGGCGCTGATGGAGACGCCTCCACCTCGGACGGTCAGCCGCGCAAGAAGCGACGCCGCGAGATGGTCATCAAGAATGCCACCTTTATGGCAGGAGTGCCGGGCGTGCGGCAGGTTAGCGACCAGCCGCGTCTGGGCGATCTGCAGCGCAAGGTGCAGGACTGGTGCCAGTGGAACAAGAACGGCTTCCCCGGATCACAGCCGGTGTCCATGGACAGGCAGAACATAAAGCGCCTCAGCGAAATACCCTATCGGGTGTCGTGGAAGGCGGATGGTACACGTTATATGATGCTCATTGATGGCCGGGACGAGGTTTACTTCTTCGATCGCAACCACTCCTGTTTCCAGGTGGAGAACGTGGCATTCGTGGATGGCAAGAACCTGAACGAACATCTCGACGGCACTCTTCTCGACGGG GAGATGGTGCTGGACAAGATCGGCGAGACCGTAACGCCGCGCTACCTCGTCTACGACATTGTGCGTCTATCGCATCGCGATGTGCGGGACGAGCCATTCTATCCCAATCGACTGGACTACATTAAGAAGGATGTTATAG GCCCCCGCATCCTGGGCATGAAGCATGGCATTATCAATCAGCGTCTGCAGGCCTTCAGTGTGCGCGGCAAGGACTTCTGGGACATTTGGATGTCTGCCCGCCTGCTGGGCGAGAAGTTCTCGCGGACACTGGCACACGAACCGGATGGCCTCATCTTCCAGCCATCCCAGCAGCCCTACACGGCTGGCGTCTGCTGCGACGTCTTCAAATGGAAGCCACATGAGCTCAACTCGGTGGACTTTCGGCTCAAGATCATAACAGAGCGTGGCGAGGG CTTGCTTACGAAAAAGGTGGGCTTCCTCTATGTGGGCGGGCACGATGCACCCTTTGGACGGATGCAAAAGCTGACGAAGGAGATCAGAGACTTGGACAACAGGATCGTCGAGTGCACCATGAATCAGTTTGGCAACTGGGAGTTTATGCGCGAGCGAACGGACAAGAAGCATCCCAACAGTTTTAGCACAGCCCGCT CCGTTGTGGAGAGCATAAAGCACCCAGTCACCAAGGACTACCTACTAAACTTTATCGCGAGCTCCGGCTTTCGTGATGATCATGCCATGATGCCGCCGCCACCCAATgcccatccacatccccatggccatggccaccaCCATGGCGGACCGCCAGGGCAGCGTCGGCCCCACTGA
- the LOC122625321 gene encoding uncharacterized protein LOC122625321 isoform X2, with protein MSPTSPRCSFAGGAKSQWTPGGCDRLFSGALPGRLPCLRAEVGELAGWRPGAGGHHALLRRLGGRPGQAGQAPASHERHIEEVTLKNKIELEEKHARHAKKMQSHHGHSGTDSTGSASSSLHYVNELLPTAGGGEHRKKQRRHRHKERSVEREDHEQRTHQRQQTPDIGVHRGPPKRPSFRQKLFGQTIAHVKLVEAQSDSTDSAGGTGGGAGAGSGSKPGGAKPHPGEKRQRLQRLDTLPLAQVVRVSSIP; from the exons ATGTCCCCCACATCCCCACGTTGTTCCTTTGCAGGAGGAGCGAAAAGCCAATGGACGCCTGGTGGCTGTGATCGTCTGTTTTCTGG TGCTCTTCCTGGCCGTCTACCATGCCTGCGTGCGGAAGTCGGAGAACTCGCTGGCTGGCGTCCTGGTGCCGGCGGGCATCATGCTCTCCTACGGCGCCTGGGTGGTCGTCCTGGCCAAGCGGGACAAGCACCGGCGAGCCAT GAGCGCCACATCGAGGAGGTGACGCTGAAGAACAAGAtcgagctggaggagaagcATGCGCGCCACGCGAAGAAGATGCAGTCGCATCATGGGCACTCCGGCACGGATTCCACGGGCAGTGCCTCCAGCTCGCTGCACTATGTGAACGAGCTGCTGCCGACTGCGGGCGGTGGTGAGCATCGCAAGAAGCAGCGACGCCATCGCCACAAGGAGCGCTCCGTGGAGCGGGAGGATCACGAGCAACGCACCCATCAGCGCCAACAGACGCCGGACATCGGGGTGCATCGTGGGCCGCCCAAGAGGCCCAGTTTCCGGCAGAAGCTCTTCGGCCAGACCATCGCCCATGTCAAGCTGGTGGAGGCGCAGAGCGACAGCACGGATTCCGCTGGCGGAACGGGAGGTGGAGCGGGTGCGGGTTCGGGTTCGAAACCAGGTGGTGCCAAGCCCCATCCCGGCGAGAAACGCCAGCGGCTACAGCGCCTGGACACATTGCCCCTGGCGCAGGTGGTGCGTGTCAGCTCGATTCCGTGA
- the LOC122623797 gene encoding F-box/LRR-repeat protein 4 has protein sequence MSLLAYGEPAQSSDTDSPAAEADALVDFTAMLQRQRQGGEHGGWFGCDSKMQSTESDQGYYLEQYVLGVLDFSSQYGIDYSISYTAANVIGRPTKFPAYGDYPETFPMRTYGDWWQRAPSATREIQPQNLPKLETHDYVVVYFEEFVVPTEVAIFETFNPGAVVRIWAYGLTKHWTCLWEATESDLARPPRDSRRFAPALKKTTMVTKTLRIDFNHSRLNYYTEIDAIMLCGRTVSKTQNLLAKQQRTQQSRTLVSPPPEVIGSPPSDSGSGGPISYKLRTLKFQPNCGKDGATKLHEFINNDLSQFLADNCVDGGETPPQICLTDLPFEILLRILSYLDLKSLFRVGQVSRTFYDISTHPLLYAELSLKPYWHVASSELLCTLARRATMLRKLDLSWCGGFGNVSPTEFKKFLTQRGDNLTHLRLNSCKFLNASCIENVGIVCDNLIELSLRNCATDPPLLNFSCLANLKNLERLDLFQTYFETELLLSMLEGNRKLKHLNLAFCGVSVNMDNVAAHLATYNTQLISLDLWKAHFLSARGLQSLARLHQLEELDLGWCLREASLGDGLFQLLSNCPKLKKLFLSAVRGTTERDLMHIAALGKNLEQLDLMGILNITHERVYDILVHCPKLQLLDLSFCDNIMDRDFQLLADWSRQFNVDIKSSRHH, from the exons ATGTCCCTGCTGGCCTACGGCGAACCAGCGCAGTCCAGCGACACGGACAGcccggcggcggaggcggacGCCCTCGTCGATTTCACGGCGATGCTGCAGCGGCAAAGGCAGGGCGGCGAACACGGCGGTTGGTTTGGATGCGACAGCAAGATGCAGTCGACGGAATCCGATCAGGGTTATTACCTGGAGCAGTATGTGCTGGGCGTGCTCGATTTCAGCTCACAGTATGGCATCGATTACAGCATCTCGTATACGGCGGCGAATGTGATTGGCAGGCCAACGAAATTCCCTGCCTATGGCGACTATCCGGAGACCTTTCCCATG CGCACCTATGGCGACTGGTGGCAGCGGGCACCGTCCGCCACGCGTGAAATCCAGCCCCAGAATCTGCCGAAGCTGGAGACACACGACTATGTTG TGGTTTATTTCGAGGAGTTCGTGGTGCCCACCGAAGTGGCCATCTTTGAGACCTTCAATCCGGGCGCCGTCGTCCGCATTTGGGCGTACGGCCTGACCAAACACTGGACCTGTTTGTGGGAGGCCACGGAGAGCGATCTAGCCCGGCCGCCTAGGGATTCCCGTCGCTTTGCGCCGGCACTGAAGAAGACCACGATGGTAACGAA AACGCTGCGCATCGACTTCAATCACAGCCGACTCAATTACTACACGGAAATCGATGCCATCATGCTGTGCGGCCGAACAGTCTCCAAAACGCAGAACCTGCTGGCCAAGCAGCAGAGGACACAGCAGAGCCGGACGCTGGTGTCGCCGCCACCGGAGGTGATTGGCTCACCGCCAAGCgacagtggcagtggcggaCCAATTAGCTATAAGCTGCGCACCCTAAAGTTCCAGCCGAATTGCGGCAAAGACGGTGCCACCAAGCTGCACGAGTTCATCAACAACGATCTCAGCCAGTTCCTGGCGGACAATTGCGTGGATGGCGGTGAGACGCCGCCACAAATCTGTCTCACGGATCTGCCGTTCGAGATCCTACTGCGCATACTCAGCTACCTGGACCTGAAGTCCCTGTTCCGTGTGGGCCAAGTGTCGCGCACCTTCTACGACATCTCCACGCATCCGCTGCTCTACGCCGAGCTCAGCCTGAAGCCCTACTGGCATGTGGCCAGCTCAGAGCTGCTGTGCACCCTGGCACGCCGGGCCACCATGTTGCGCAAGCTGGATTTGTCGTGGTGCGGCGGCTTTGGCAATGTCTCGCCCACCGAATTCAAGAA ATTCCTGACCCAACGCGGCGATAATCTTACCCACCTGCGGCTGAACTCCTGCAAGTTTCTCAATGCCAGCTGCATTGAGAACGTGGGCATAGTCTGTGATAACCTGATAG AGTTGAGCCTGCGCAACTGTGCCACTGATCCGCCGCTGCTAAATTTCTCCTGTCTGGCCAATCTCAAGAACCTGGAGCGTCTCGATCTCTTCCAAACGTACTTCGAAACGGAACTGCTGCTCAGCATGCTCGAGGGCAATCGCAAGCTAAAGCACCTGAATCTTG CATTTTGTGGTGTCTCGGTGAACATGGACAATGTGGCCGCCCATTTGGCCACGTACAACACGCAGCTGATCTCGCTGGATCTGTGGAAGGCGCACTTTCTGTCGGCCAGAGGCTTGCAGTCGCTGGCGCGTCTCCATCagttggaggagctggacTTGGGCTGGTG CTTGAGGGAGGCATCGCTTGGAGATGGGCTGTTCCAGCTGCTGTCCAACTGCCCCAAGCTGAAGAAGCTCTTCTTGTCGGCGGTGCGAGGAACCACCGAACGCGATCTCATGCATATTGCCGCCCTGGGCAAGAATCTGGAGCAACTGGACCTAATGGGCATTCTGAACATAACGCACGAGCGTGTTTATGA CATTTTAGTGCACTGCCCCAAGCTCCAATTGCTGGACCTGAGTTTCTGCGACAACATCATGGATCGGGAT TTCCAATTGCTGGCGGATTGGTCGCGACAATTTAACGTGGACATAAAGAGCAGTCGACATCACTGA
- the LOC122623191 gene encoding tRNA-dihydrouridine(20) synthase [NAD(P)+]-like yields MLRLPTILRKSFSMKTRQRLDYRNKLILAPMVRVGTLPMRLLALEMGADIVYTEELVDLKLIKSIRRPNPALGTVDFVDPSDGTIVFRTCAQETSRLVLQMGTSDAGRALAVGKLLQHDISGLDINMGCPKEFSIKGGMGAALLADPDKAALILRTLCSGLDIPVTCKIRILPDVEGTIDLVQKLAATGIAAIGIHARTRDERPQHAAHPEVLRAVAQAVDIPIIANGGSKNMHCYEDLRKFQLECGADSVMVARAAQINVSIFRPEGLLPMDELIEKYLRLCVDYDNAPHNAKYCVQSILRELQETPRGKRFLQCQTLQQICEIWELGDYCRRKQRELKTMGNSGRAEVEPPEALAKRQKLEEAATAITDEYAGVICRNMPFLRSTYPSDNHLPKTQLYVHAGKAGKSPPAYETQQCDKLFRSICSFDGQRFSSSFWEKNKKQAEQGAALVALLHLGQLEAEVLRDNGSLLN; encoded by the exons ATGCTGCGATTGCCGACGATTCTGAGGAAGTCCTTCAGCATGAAGACACGCCAGAGGCTGGACTACCGCAACAAGCTCATCCTGGCGCCCATGGTGCGCGTGGGCACGCTGCCCATGCGCCTGTTGGCCCTGGAAATGGGCGCGGACATCGTTTACACGGAGGAGCTGGTGGACCTCAAGCTGATCAAGAGCATTCGCAGGCCAAATC CGGCTCTGGGAACGGTGGACTTTGTGGATCCGTCGGATGGGACGATTGTATTCCGCACCTGCGCCCAGGAAACGTCACGTCTGGTGCTCCAGATGGGCACCAGCGATGCTGGACGCGCTCTGGCCGTGGGcaagctgctgcagcacgACATATCCGGTCTGGACATCAACATGGGCTGTCCCAAGGAGTTCTCCATCAAGGGCGGCATGGGCGCCGCCCTGCTCGCTGATCCCGACAAGGCGGCACTCATTCTGCGCACCCTGTGCTCCGGCTTGGACATTCCAGTCACCTGCAAAATACGCATACTGCCGGACGTGGAGGGTACCATCGATCTGGTCCAGAAACTGGCCGCCACAGGCATCGCTGCCATTGGGATTCATGCGAGAACGCGCGACGAGCGACCGCAGCATGCTGCCCATCCCGAGGTACTGCGCGCCGTTGCCCAGGCAGTGGACATTCCGATTATCGCCAATGGCGGTTCGAAAAACATGCACTGCTACGAAGATCTGCGCAAATTCCAGCTGGAATGCGGCGCCGATAGCGTGATGGTGGCCCGTGCTGCCCAGATCAATGTGAGCATCTTCAGGCCGGAGGGCTTGCTGCCCATGGACGAGCTGATCGAGAAGTACCTGCGCCTGTGCGTCGACTACGACAATGCGCCGCACAACGCCAAGTACTGTGTGCAGAGCATACTCCGGGAGCTGCAGGAGACGCCGCGGGGCAAGCGCTTCCTCCAATGCCAGACGCTGCAACAGATCTGCGAGATCTGGGAGCTGGGCGATTACTGTCGGCGCAAGCAGAGGGAGCTGAAGACGATGGGCAACTCGGGACGGGCGGAGGTGGAGCCACCGGAGGCGCTGGCAAAGCGACAGAAGCTAGAGGAGGCAGCCACGGCCATCACGGACGAGTACGCCGGCGTCATTTGTCGGAACATGCCATTCCTGCGCTCCACCTATCCCAGTG ATAACCATCTGCCGAAAACGCAGCTATATGTGCATGCCGGAAAGGCTGGCAAATCCCCGCCAGCCTACGAAACGCAGCAGTGCGACAAGCTGTTCCGCTCCATCTGCTCCTTCGATGGCCAGCGCTTCAGCAGCTCCTTTTGGGAGAAGAACAAGAAGCAGGCGGAACAGGGCGCTGCTCTGGTGGCCCTGCTCCATCTCGGCCAGCTGGAGGCGGAGGTTCTGCGCGACAATGGCAGCCTGCTCAACTGA
- the LOC122625321 gene encoding uncharacterized protein LOC122625321 isoform X1: MSATAPNRQPEPKFPAAMNRGAGTVCSNPAVPKSPDALTSLVARKSITSMSEEEIIQENLNEILDLKSREERKANGRLVAVIVCFLVLFLAVYHACVRKSENSLAGVLVPAGIMLSYGAWVVVLAKRDKHRRAMFERHIEEVTLKNKIELEEKHARHAKKMQSHHGHSGTDSTGSASSSLHYVNELLPTAGGGEHRKKQRRHRHKERSVEREDHEQRTHQRQQTPDIGVHRGPPKRPSFRQKLFGQTIAHVKLVEAQSDSTDSAGGTGGGAGAGSGSKPGGAKPHPGEKRQRLQRLDTLPLAQVVRVSSIP; the protein is encoded by the exons aTGTCCGCGACCGCCCCAAATCGCCAGCCGGAGCCGAAGTTCCCGGCCGCAATGAACCGTGGAGCGGGCACGGTGTGCTCCAATCCGGCGGTGCCCAAGTCGCCGGACGCACTCACCTCCTTGGTGGCCCGGAAGAGCATCACGTCCATGTCGGAGGAGGAGATCATCCAGGAGAACCTCAACGAGATCCTCGACCTCAAGTCGCGC GAGGAGCGAAAAGCCAATGGACGCCTGGTGGCTGTGATCGTCTGTTTTCTGG TGCTCTTCCTGGCCGTCTACCATGCCTGCGTGCGGAAGTCGGAGAACTCGCTGGCTGGCGTCCTGGTGCCGGCGGGCATCATGCTCTCCTACGGCGCCTGGGTGGTCGTCCTGGCCAAGCGGGACAAGCACCGGCGAGCCATGTTT GAGCGCCACATCGAGGAGGTGACGCTGAAGAACAAGAtcgagctggaggagaagcATGCGCGCCACGCGAAGAAGATGCAGTCGCATCATGGGCACTCCGGCACGGATTCCACGGGCAGTGCCTCCAGCTCGCTGCACTATGTGAACGAGCTGCTGCCGACTGCGGGCGGTGGTGAGCATCGCAAGAAGCAGCGACGCCATCGCCACAAGGAGCGCTCCGTGGAGCGGGAGGATCACGAGCAACGCACCCATCAGCGCCAACAGACGCCGGACATCGGGGTGCATCGTGGGCCGCCCAAGAGGCCCAGTTTCCGGCAGAAGCTCTTCGGCCAGACCATCGCCCATGTCAAGCTGGTGGAGGCGCAGAGCGACAGCACGGATTCCGCTGGCGGAACGGGAGGTGGAGCGGGTGCGGGTTCGGGTTCGAAACCAGGTGGTGCCAAGCCCCATCCCGGCGAGAAACGCCAGCGGCTACAGCGCCTGGACACATTGCCCCTGGCGCAGGTGGTGCGTGTCAGCTCGATTCCGTGA